The segment CCTCATTATTATAAGAACGACTACAGGCAAGATATGTGGGTTCTGGGAAGAAGAGGCTATAGCCGAATGGATGTTTACCAAGGGTGGAAGGAGTAAATTGAGATTCAAAGTTGTATGACTCCTAGTAATAGGTGTGTGGCTCATAAAATAGCTTAGGATTATTCAAAATttgggtcccactgggcgtgctaGAAAAataactgttgactctaaattttaccttaaaCATGAACAACCTTataggaaattcagtgatgggggacctgttGCATgagactcactgaatgacctccatATTTGAGAAGCCAACTCTTCATACGATTTGAggaaaaagggaagagaaaaaaaCTTAAAATGAAATGGTCTACACTATTTAGACGATATGCTAGAGCATTTTAGAAAAAAACATTAACAACGTATTAAACCTAGAAACATATGGTTTGAAAGCCCATTCAACAACCTACGTGCTCAGGACCATTCGAGAGAAAAATTCAACACAACACTCATTCAATAGAAAATGATATTAACTATTCACCCAACAGATAACAAGTCTCAAaacattatttaattcataaagTCTCACATCAAATATCATAGAAGTTATGAACTTGAAAGCAGCACAAAagtcaatatattaagcttcaaataaaaccctcacaaaggccataggcaaaATCTcatatgtctatcattcaccaaattagATCCTCATAAAGGATTCTTCAAATGAGCCAAAATCTAAAATCTCTCTAAAAGTCTGAACCCTTCTAAGCaaggaaaaaaaaacataaatagaaCCCACGACTCCTAACTAGTAGCTTGTAGCATCAACAACATCCTAGCAACCGCTTCTGACAAGAAAACCTAGCGTGGTGCACAGTGAGACACTACCTAACAAAACAACCTTCAAAGTTGTTATCTCCACCGCGTCATGGCAACCTCTGCACCTGCCCAATAAGAAAACCACGATGCAAACCACATCCTGGTTCACAAAACACCATGGAAGACACGCGATAGCTCAGGGGACACCCGAAGATGAGCACAGAAAAAGAACCAAATCGGGCAATGTGGGGACACCGAGTGTCATTACCTTCGCATAATGAACGGTGGGCCAAGGAGCGAACCTTGCTATAAAATCAAGCCATGCGCTGCGTTCTCCCTACTTTGAACAAAAAACGCAAGCACCTAGAGGCAACACCGAGAGGCCACCTGCCTCATACACTGGCAAATGGGAAAAAGGGCCGAAGGTAAAAGAAACGCTCCCACTAGATCAAAATGCCTCCTACGAGCAATCATGAAATAATATTAGTAGATCCCACACTCCACCATAGACCATACACCAATGCCATGCATAGAACGACAAAAAAATCACACCAAAGAACAATGCCTCCCAACACACACCATGAAAAGGCCCCACAAACACCCATGTTGAAAAATAAAAACGGAAGGAAACATAAGCTAGGGCATGGGTGCCCTAGCAGGAACACATATGCACTACCATTCACTCAGATTTTGCACCTCAATAATTTGCAGCTCAAGAATGATATCTTttgatatactatatatttactaTTTATCTAGATTTTGTTCAACGAGCTACCTTGATTTGATTTTAACTCTAATCTTAATGCTAACATCAATTCTTACTCTCACATAATCCAAATTCTAAAGCTCACCTTAACCATAAGAATAATTGTAACTCTAATTTTAAttctaacattaattctaactCTAGTTGTATccctaaccataactctaattCCTATGCCAATCCTAATAATAATCCTAACCCTTATTCTATTATAAACGTAGTTATAAAGCTAATCATAGTCctaattgtaaggataatactaaaTTTATCTTAACCATAATTTTTATCCTAACATTACATCTAATCCTAATTCTAATTCTAAATCTCATCTTTTAAATGATTCTAAGTTTAATGGTaacattaaaataatttttaaagtaTGATTATTGTTTAATATTTTCTAATCGCATCTTTAACTCTTACTCTAATCTTCATTCAATGTTTAATCTTAACTCTAACAAGAAGTTTTAATAAGACCAAATTGAAAGGGAAAAAAGGGATATTTATCTTCCACACAATCGGGGAAGAAGACCAATTATTATTGTTCAATCCTTGCTCAACGaacccccaattactaactttaaagaaacaaaaaaaaatgataactaaaagctgCCCACTTTACCCCACTCTAGAGTTTAATTGGAGTTGTGCAACTTTGTTGTTACCCATAGCACATGACTACTtggacatttgtgcataagtattgggcATATATATTGGGACATCTTTAACCAAGTATGGAACaatactttgaaatgaccactttttgacccttgtacATATAAAAGTTCTCATGGCATGCCTCACTATTACAAggacaatagctataagcagttcaGTCACATACAAAGACAACCAAACAAATCTATCGAAATTTAATATACCATTTAAAATCTGCAAATACACAAAATTAACTAGAAGAGTGGCTAATACGCTTCTCAAGAAGGAATTATATGATTTTGTAGCCTTCAAAGGCAGCTAAATACCATCTCCAATGTCAATGAGAGAATGCTGCCCAGCCGCCGCACAAAATTGTAAGTTCTCTCTTTGGTGCACTTCCGTATATGATTTTCCTTCTAGATAGCCCATCCGTTAGCAAACGTTAAATACTATCTTAACATGCTAAAGACAAGCAGAAAAGGATTCAAAATAATTTGTTTGCTTTGTTGGATAGGTTCTGGAATCCCGACTTTTCCAATTCCTGGGTGGATTGTAGTGAAATTTTCGAGTATAATATATAGCCCATCCCGTTGACTCCAATTGAGTTTCCAGCGCCGTTGACGTGTACCATTGTTTGTGGCAGATTCatttattttatcttcatttttatctGCTCTTAAGCTTAGAGACTTTTCAAAATATTTGACTGTAATAATGTATTGGGTTTATTGTTTTGGTCGTCTTTCTTTGACTTTCCATGCAATAAATATTATAATAGTGAaattggtgaaaatggataactcGCCTGCAATTTGAAAGTCTATATAGTAATTCCCAGTTTTTCTTCTATCAAAAGAATTCAAGAATTCTAGCACTTTTATGCGTCTCTCCAATATTAACAGAAAATTCCAGACCCATGGCTGGAAGAGCCTGGCAGGTGGAGAATACTGTAAGGCTGATTATTGTATTTCTCTTATTACTAATGATTTCTATTAGAGCAGATCCAGAGACCAAACTAATAGCCCCCGGATGCAGTACCAGCCCCTACAACAACGCTACAGTCTTTGAGAAAAATTTCAACGCGTCTCTGGCAGCCGTGTTGGAAGATGTCGTTCCATCTGGGTTTGCTATAAAAAATGAGGGGGGAGAATCAGATCAGGCAGATTCAGTATATGTACTGGCGCAGTGTAGAAAGGATAAGTCTTCTGCTGATTGCGTTAATTGCTTAAAGGCAGCTGAAAAACAAGCTCGAACCTGTTTCAATAATAATTATTGCGGCGGCAGGGTCACCTACGACGGCTGTTTTCTGCGCTTCGAGAACTCTAATTTTTACAATGAGTACACCGATACGGGAAATAAACAGGTGTGCGGTGATACCAACGCACCGACCTCCGGTTTAATTTCCTCAACTGGTCAAAGTTTGATAAGCGATCTTTGCACTGCAACTCCGGGAACAAAAGATTATTTTGCTGCGCAGACGAGAAAAGGGCCGTCTAATACCACTATCTACGGACTTGCCTCCTGTCTACGATCCCTTGAGAAGGATTTCTGTAAAAATTGTCTGAGTATTGCTCAGACCAACATAGATAAGTGTTTTCCTAGCTCGGAGGGACGGGCTATAGACGCCGGCTGCTACTTGCGATACAGTTCCGAACCCTTTTTTCCAAGCAATGCCACTATCGACTTGGCAAGTTTTTCACCCACAGGTTagaatttaattattttcaattgaAGAGATTGCAATTTTGTTAAGACACTTAGAATCAAGTTTGAATTAACAATATCAGAAATGCAATTTCCTAAAATCACCTGAATCGCTTTTGTTTGAAATTTATGTCAAGCATATACTCTTATTTGGAATTATTTTTTCACAGTTAAGTTATTCTCCGTTTCATTTTTCAGGAAAGAAGAAGGTGAGTTCTCCAGTGTGGATAATAATTGGTGTTGTGGGAGGGGTATTCATACTTGGCCTTATAACTTGTCTGCTTGTCTTCGGGAAGCAAATAATGCGGCCAAGGCAGAAAAAAGGTAAACCGTTGACTAAACTTAGTATATTGTAGATAATGAAGCAAAAGTCTTGAAAATCAATCTGATCTGAACTAATACTAAAGTAACAAATATATGCAACAGCCGATATTGAAGGAGCAACGGAACTCCGTGGGCCAGAAGAGTTTGAGTTCAAGATACTGAAAAAGGCAACTAACAATTTTGATCAAGCAAACAAGCTTGGAGAAGGAGGGTTTGGTGAAGTATTTaaggtaaattattatttatttggagTTCATATTAGGCTTCTGTGTTGACGTATTCAAACGATGAGTTACCTGATATTTGCAGGGTACATTGAAAAATGGCAAAGTTGTAGCAGTAAAGAAGCTTACATTGGGTCACTCTGAACGTGCGATTTCTGAATTTGAAAGCGAAGTGAAACTCATTTCTAATGTTCATCACAGAAATCTTGTGCGTTTACTGGGATGTTGCAGACAAGGGCAAGAAAGACTCCTGATTTATGAGTACATGCCCAATAGCAGCCTTGACAGAATACTATTTGGTTTGCTATTCCCTAACTTTCCTCTTTTGATTCTTTCATCTGTTACAGCAAACATGATAGATTTTGAATGTCTAGTTCATTGTCCTATATGTAGGAAAAAATAAAAGACTTTTGAGTTGGAAGGAAAGGTTCAACGTTATCCTGGGCACTGCTCGTGGTCTGGCCTATCTTCATGAGGAATTCCATGTTCGAATCATCCATCGTGATATTAAATCAAGCAATATATTACTTGATGACAACTTTCAGGCAAAAATAGCAGATTTTGGGCTGGCAAGACTTCTTCCAAATGATAAAACTCATGTTAGCACAAGATTTGCAGGAACACTGTGAGGAAACTCCTACTTTATCTACTTTTTTCTAATTCCAAAGTTTTCAATATAAATAGTAACAccatttttgtttggattttgcaGAGGATACACAGCTCCTGAATACGCTAATCGTGGGCAATTAACAGAGAAAGCTGACACCTATAGCTTTGGCGTGGTGGTTCTTGAAATCGTCAGTGGTAGAAAAAGCATTGACTTGAAACAACCACCTGATATGCATTATCTTCTTCAATgggtattttatattttataaaattcTTTTAATTCTTTAATCCCATCATTCTCTTCCTTAAAAATCTTGATCATTTGCTTTAAAAAACTTATGGCAGGTTTGGAGCCTATATGAAGATAACAAGATTTTAGAGATGGTGGAGAGTGAAAAGGAGATGGAAGGGTATAGCGAAGAAGAAGTGTTGAGGGTGATAAACCTTGCGCTTCTATGCATACAAGCTTCTGCTAGACATAGGCCGTCAATGTCCGAGGTCGTGACAATACTGTTAAGTAAAGATGAGATTGAGTTTCAGAAACCTCTACAACCATCATTCGTAGATGCAGGGTACAAAGCACGTGGAGGAAGCTCCAATTCTGGCACATCTTCATCTCGATCAAATGCCACGATTACAGAATCACTTAATGCTCGTTAACAATGGCTATTTCTCTTGTTGATGGACACATTGAGAGTAGCAAGGAAGGATGGATTATTTCTAATTGATTATATAAATCCTCCTATTTTCAAATAGGATTTAAAGTATTCCAATATGTTTTTTCCATTTCTATCTTTATATATAATCATAAATTTGGAGATGTAAAAATTTGAAATAGCTTGGTGCTGTAAAGTTTATTTTCAATATAGAAACTAAAATCAATTGTGAAGTATTAGAAAAGAAGTATGTTAAACTGATTTTGTAAATATTTAGGTTGCAAGATAATAAGCTTATGAAAATTTaactttttattaataaaa is part of the Cryptomeria japonica chromosome 10, Sugi_1.0, whole genome shotgun sequence genome and harbors:
- the LOC131065193 gene encoding cold-responsive protein kinase 1 — encoded protein: MAGRAWQVENTVRLIIVFLLLLMISIRADPETKLIAPGCSTSPYNNATVFEKNFNASLAAVLEDVVPSGFAIKNEGGESDQADSVYVLAQCRKDKSSADCVNCLKAAEKQARTCFNNNYCGGRVTYDGCFLRFENSNFYNEYTDTGNKQVCGDTNAPTSGLISSTGQSLISDLCTATPGTKDYFAAQTRKGPSNTTIYGLASCLRSLEKDFCKNCLSIAQTNIDKCFPSSEGRAIDAGCYLRYSSEPFFPSNATIDLASFSPTGKKKVSSPVWIIIGVVGGVFILGLITCLLVFGKQIMRPRQKKADIEGATELRGPEEFEFKILKKATNNFDQANKLGEGGFGEVFKGTLKNGKVVAVKKLTLGHSERAISEFESEVKLISNVHHRNLVRLLGCCRQGQERLLIYEYMPNSSLDRILFGKNKRLLSWKERFNVILGTARGLAYLHEEFHVRIIHRDIKSSNILLDDNFQAKIADFGLARLLPNDKTHVSTRFAGTLGYTAPEYANRGQLTEKADTYSFGVVVLEIVSGRKSIDLKQPPDMHYLLQWVWSLYEDNKILEMVESEKEMEGYSEEEVLRVINLALLCIQASARHRPSMSEVVTILLSKDEIEFQKPLQPSFVDAGYKARGGSSNSGTSSSRSNATITESLNAR